The following coding sequences lie in one Amycolatopsis cihanbeyliensis genomic window:
- the murC gene encoding UDP-N-acetylmuramate--L-alanine ligase, whose translation MTEVPEVLRRAHLIGIGGAGMSGIARILLARGARVSGSDAKDSRSFSTLRAQGAEIAVGQRAENLDAFEGGPSVVVVSTAIKETNPELAAARQRGVAVLHRAEALALLMVGHRVACIAGTHGKTSTTSMLTVALQHCRLDPSFAIGGDLNESGANAHHGEGGMFVAEADESDGSFLSYAPSVAVVTNVEPDHLDHHGTVEAYVAVFGEFVRRIAPGGVLISYADDPPSAELAARAEAEGVRVRRYGRTVSGPEDARVLNYTPGPEGGTVRVSIGGEPFEVGVAVPGEHMALNAVAALLAGVELGAQAGCLAEGLAAFGGVRRRFEFKGRAGDVRVYDDYAHHPTEVEAQLRAVRYAAGGGRVVVVFQPHLYSRTKAFAAEFAEALGLADEVVVLDVYGAREEPEPGVTGALVAERIVDAKAHYEPAFDRAAALAAGLVGPGDLLVTMGAGDVTQLGPEILVALDRRATRG comes from the coding sequence GGACGCCAAGGACTCCCGCTCGTTCTCCACCCTGCGCGCGCAGGGCGCGGAGATCGCGGTCGGGCAACGGGCGGAGAACCTGGACGCCTTCGAAGGCGGGCCGTCGGTGGTGGTGGTGTCCACCGCGATCAAGGAGACCAACCCGGAACTGGCCGCGGCGAGGCAACGCGGGGTCGCCGTGCTGCACCGGGCCGAGGCGCTGGCGCTGCTGATGGTGGGACACCGGGTGGCGTGCATCGCCGGTACCCACGGCAAGACCTCCACCACCTCGATGCTCACCGTGGCGTTGCAGCACTGCCGGCTCGATCCGTCCTTCGCGATCGGCGGTGACCTCAACGAGTCCGGGGCGAACGCGCACCACGGCGAGGGCGGCATGTTCGTCGCCGAGGCCGACGAGAGCGACGGATCCTTCCTCAGCTACGCGCCCTCGGTGGCGGTGGTGACCAATGTGGAGCCGGACCACCTCGACCACCACGGCACCGTCGAGGCCTATGTGGCGGTGTTCGGCGAGTTCGTCCGGCGGATCGCGCCGGGCGGGGTGCTGATCAGCTATGCCGACGACCCCCCGTCCGCGGAACTGGCGGCCCGTGCCGAGGCGGAGGGGGTCCGGGTGCGCCGGTACGGCCGCACCGTGAGCGGGCCCGAGGACGCGCGCGTACTGAACTACACCCCGGGCCCGGAGGGTGGCACCGTGCGGGTGTCGATCGGCGGCGAGCCGTTCGAGGTCGGCGTGGCGGTGCCGGGGGAGCACATGGCGCTGAACGCGGTCGCCGCGCTGCTGGCCGGGGTCGAGCTCGGCGCGCAGGCGGGATGCCTCGCGGAGGGGCTGGCCGCGTTCGGTGGTGTCCGCAGGCGGTTCGAGTTCAAGGGCCGCGCCGGCGATGTGCGGGTCTACGACGACTACGCGCACCACCCCACCGAGGTCGAGGCCCAGCTGCGCGCCGTGCGGTACGCCGCGGGGGGTGGCCGGGTGGTGGTGGTGTTCCAGCCGCACCTCTACTCGCGCACCAAGGCCTTCGCCGCCGAGTTCGCCGAGGCACTCGGCCTCGCCGACGAGGTGGTGGTGCTGGACGTCTACGGCGCGCGGGAGGAACCCGAGCCCGGGGTCACCGGGGCGCTGGTCGCCGAGCGGATCGTGGACGCCAAGGCACATTACGAACCCGCCTTCGACCGCGCGGCGGCCCTGGCCGCGGGCCTGGTGGGCCCCGGCGACCTGCTGGTCACCATGGGCGCGGGCGATGTCACCCAGCTCGGTCCGGAGATCCTGGTCGCGCTCGACCGGCGGGCAACCCGGGGCTAG
- the ftsZ gene encoding cell division protein FtsZ — MTPPHNYLAVIKVVGIGGGGVNAVNRMIEVGLKGVEFIAVNTDAQALLMSDADVKLDIGRELTRGLGAGAAPEVGQRAAEDHREEIEEVLKGADMVFVTAGEGGGTGTGGAPVVAQIARKLGALTIGVVTRPFSFEGKRRGKQAEDGIQQLRNECDTLIVIPNDRLLQLGDIGVSLMDAFRSADEVLLSGVQGITDLITTPGLINLDFADVKSVMSGAGSALMGIGSARGEGRAVQAAEKAINSPLLEASMDGAHGALLSIAGGSDLGLFEINEAASLVQESAHPEANIIFGTIIDDSLGDEVRVTVIAAGFDAGAPTHKKLDPSAFGSRQSSTATAEAGQVGGNTAASTGQQNGAQPAPQAGNGYPAAGGQPGQQPVPPAGHSSQSGSLPQPGGGRGGYPAPRDGQGGQGGLPGRAVPVTDDPSDDEVDVPPFMRR, encoded by the coding sequence ATGACGCCCCCGCACAACTACCTCGCGGTGATCAAGGTCGTCGGCATCGGCGGCGGCGGCGTGAACGCCGTGAATCGCATGATCGAGGTCGGCCTCAAGGGCGTCGAGTTCATCGCGGTGAACACCGACGCACAGGCCCTGCTGATGTCCGATGCCGATGTCAAGCTGGACATCGGCCGCGAGCTCACCCGCGGCCTCGGCGCCGGCGCGGCCCCCGAGGTGGGGCAACGGGCCGCGGAGGACCACCGCGAGGAGATCGAAGAGGTGCTCAAGGGCGCCGACATGGTGTTCGTCACCGCCGGCGAGGGCGGCGGCACGGGGACCGGCGGCGCGCCGGTCGTCGCGCAGATCGCCCGCAAACTCGGCGCGCTCACCATCGGCGTGGTGACCCGGCCGTTCTCCTTCGAAGGCAAGCGGCGCGGGAAGCAGGCCGAGGACGGCATCCAGCAGTTGCGCAACGAGTGCGACACCCTGATCGTCATCCCGAACGACCGGCTGCTGCAGCTCGGGGACATCGGGGTCAGCCTGATGGACGCGTTCCGCTCGGCCGACGAGGTGCTGCTCTCCGGTGTGCAGGGCATCACCGACCTGATCACCACGCCCGGCCTGATCAACCTGGACTTCGCCGATGTGAAGAGCGTGATGTCCGGCGCGGGCAGCGCGCTGATGGGTATCGGCTCGGCGCGCGGGGAGGGCCGGGCCGTGCAGGCCGCGGAGAAGGCCATCAACTCGCCGCTGCTCGAGGCGTCGATGGACGGGGCGCATGGCGCGCTGCTGTCCATCGCGGGCGGGTCCGACCTGGGACTTTTCGAGATCAACGAGGCCGCCTCGCTGGTGCAGGAGTCCGCGCACCCGGAGGCGAACATCATTTTCGGCACGATCATCGACGACTCGCTCGGCGACGAGGTCCGGGTGACGGTGATCGCGGCCGGTTTCGACGCGGGCGCACCCACGCACAAGAAGCTGGACCCGTCCGCGTTCGGCTCCCGCCAGTCCTCCACGGCCACGGCCGAGGCGGGTCAGGTCGGCGGCAACACGGCGGCGTCGACGGGGCAGCAGAACGGTGCCCAGCCGGCCCCGCAGGCAGGTAACGGGTACCCGGCGGCGGGCGGCCAGCCCGGCCAGCAGCCGGTACCGCCCGCCGGGCACAGCTCCCAGTCCGGTTCGCTCCCGCAGCCGGGCGGCGGTCGCGGTGGCTACCCCGCCCCCCGCGACGGCCAGGGCGGCCAGGGCGGGCTGCCGGGGCGTGCCGTTCCGGTCACCGACGACCCCTCCGACGACGAGGTCGACGTCCCTCCGTTCATGCGGCGATAG
- a CDS encoding pentapeptide repeat-containing protein, with product MRADSAAGRLVLALSRRSPAFGAAGASPATGPRALLAALSRTSRAFTARGDPGTAEAGEPARPSTPLVPHLRVHTRMAAGLLGTARPMSGAEVLRAVAAREDLAGRDLTGAELAGAYLRKAKLAGVRLHEADLTRASLHGADLSHADLTAADLTGAYLPRASLTSADLTGATLSGAHLIDAELSGARLGGADLFDARLTGAILIKAGIAEADLSGASLHLAMLVDADLSRARLPNADLTRANLTGTILTGANLVGAHLTGVIWTASTRWPEELAAEVREASVETREGTFVYEG from the coding sequence ATGAGGGCTGACTCGGCTGCCGGCCGCCTGGTGCTGGCCCTGTCCCGGCGCTCCCCGGCGTTCGGCGCCGCCGGTGCGTCCCCGGCAACCGGGCCGCGGGCCCTGCTGGCCGCGCTGTCCAGGACGAGCAGGGCGTTCACCGCGAGGGGAGACCCGGGGACCGCTGAGGCGGGTGAGCCCGCCCGGCCCAGTACACCGCTGGTCCCGCACCTGCGAGTCCACACCCGGATGGCAGCAGGGCTGTTGGGGACCGCGCGGCCGATGTCCGGGGCCGAGGTGCTGCGTGCGGTGGCCGCGCGGGAGGACCTCGCCGGAAGAGACCTCACCGGAGCCGAGTTGGCCGGCGCCTACCTGCGCAAGGCCAAGCTGGCCGGGGTGCGCCTGCACGAAGCCGACCTGACCAGAGCGAGCCTGCACGGGGCGGATCTCAGCCACGCGGATCTCACCGCGGCGGACCTGACCGGCGCCTACCTGCCGAGGGCGAGCCTGACCAGTGCGGACCTCACCGGAGCCACGCTGTCCGGTGCGCATCTGATCGACGCCGAACTGTCCGGGGCACGGCTGGGCGGTGCCGACCTTTTCGACGCCCGGCTGACCGGGGCCATCCTGATCAAGGCGGGCATCGCCGAGGCCGACCTGTCCGGCGCGAGCCTGCACCTGGCCATGCTGGTGGATGCGGACCTGTCCCGGGCTCGGCTGCCCAACGCCGACCTGACCAGGGCGAATCTCACCGGGACCATCCTGACCGGTGCGAACCTCGTCGGGGCGCACCTGACCGGCGTGATCTGGACGGCGAGCACGCGCTGGCCCGAGGAACTGGCCGCGGAGGTGCGCGAGGCCTCAGTGGAGACCCGCGAGGGCACGTTCGTCTACGAGGGCTGA
- the pgeF gene encoding peptidoglycan editing factor PgeF, translating to MRIRRVVTTRAGGASRAPYDTFNLGDHVGDDPASVAANRTRLATELGLAPGRLAWMEQVHGRTATLVGGAGWTADEPAEATDALVTATPGVAVAALVADCVPVLLGDPEAGVVAAVHAGRVGARVGVLPAALEAMRAAGAQPHRTEALLGPAICGECYEVPAEMAEDVERHLPGSSCRSRSGTAAIDLRSGLWRQLADVGIGKIGVDPRCTVEDSTLFSYRRDGTTGRLAAVTWAEP from the coding sequence TTGCGCATTCGTCGCGTGGTGACGACCAGGGCGGGCGGTGCGTCGCGGGCGCCGTACGACACGTTCAACCTCGGCGATCATGTCGGTGACGATCCGGCCTCCGTGGCGGCCAACCGCACGCGTCTCGCCACCGAACTCGGCCTCGCGCCGGGCCGGCTGGCCTGGATGGAGCAGGTGCACGGGCGCACCGCGACCCTGGTCGGTGGCGCGGGCTGGACCGCGGACGAACCGGCCGAGGCCACCGACGCGCTGGTCACCGCCACGCCCGGGGTGGCCGTGGCGGCGCTGGTCGCCGACTGCGTCCCGGTGCTGCTCGGCGACCCGGAGGCCGGGGTGGTGGCCGCGGTACACGCGGGACGGGTGGGGGCCAGGGTCGGCGTGCTGCCTGCCGCGCTGGAGGCCATGCGTGCGGCGGGGGCGCAACCGCACCGCACCGAGGCGCTGCTGGGGCCCGCGATCTGCGGCGAATGCTACGAGGTGCCTGCCGAGATGGCCGAGGACGTCGAGCGGCACCTGCCGGGCAGTTCCTGCCGCAGCCGCTCCGGAACGGCCGCGATCGACCTGCGCTCCGGGCTGTGGCGCCAGCTCGCCGACGTCGGGATCGGCAAGATCGGCGTGGATCCCCGCTGCACGGTCGAGGACAGCACGCTGTTCAGTTACCGGCGCGACGGCACCACCGGCAGGCTCGCCGCGGTCACCTGGGCGGAGCCGTGA
- a CDS encoding YggS family pyridoxal phosphate-dependent enzyme: protein MSAERKAELAEALTAVRARIDKACVAAGRAPEEVRLLAVTKTFPATDAALLADLGVTDLAENRDQEAAGKVPEVARLRPAAGVRWHMVGRLQRNKARSAIRWADEVQSVDSVRLAEALAKAARSARDAGERDQPLDVLLQASLDDDPARGGCRLDDLNELAAQVARSGELRLRGLMAVAPLDTDPEPAFARLAGASETLRAEHPEAAELSAGMSGDLEIAVAYGSTCVRVGTALLGGRGLASP from the coding sequence GTGAGTGCCGAGCGCAAGGCGGAACTGGCCGAGGCGCTGACCGCCGTGCGGGCGCGGATCGACAAGGCGTGCGTGGCGGCGGGTCGTGCACCGGAGGAGGTCCGGCTGCTCGCGGTGACCAAGACCTTTCCCGCCACCGATGCCGCCCTGCTCGCTGACCTCGGTGTGACCGATCTCGCGGAGAACAGGGACCAGGAGGCGGCGGGCAAGGTGCCCGAGGTCGCGCGGCTGCGGCCCGCGGCCGGAGTTCGCTGGCATATGGTCGGCCGCTTGCAGCGGAACAAGGCCCGTTCGGCGATCCGGTGGGCGGACGAGGTGCAGTCGGTGGACTCGGTCCGGCTGGCCGAGGCACTGGCCAAGGCGGCACGGTCGGCCCGCGACGCCGGGGAACGGGACCAACCGCTCGACGTCCTGCTGCAGGCCAGCCTCGATGACGACCCCGCTCGTGGTGGCTGCCGACTTGATGATCTCAACGAGCTCGCCGCGCAGGTAGCTCGATCGGGTGAGCTGAGGCTACGCGGACTGATGGCGGTCGCCCCCTTGGACACCGATCCCGAGCCCGCCTTCGCCCGGCTCGCCGGCGCGTCCGAGACGCTCCGCGCGGAGCACCCCGAGGCGGCTGAACTGTCCGCGGGCATGAGCGGCGACCTGGAGATCGCCGTCGCTTACGGCTCGACCTGTGTGCGTGTCGGAACCGCATTGCTCGGTGGCCGCGGTCTAGCCTCGCCCTAG
- a CDS encoding NAD(P)/FAD-dependent oxidoreductase: MSSVHTNPERVAVIGGGIAGLTAAYLLQRRYEVLLFEADDRLGGHAHTHDVPSARGGTIGVDSGFIVHNDRTYPFLLRLFGELGVQTQETEMSMSIGCRGCALRYAGGRGLRGLFPRSSNLRSPAYLRMLGQVKRFHRQARRLLDEPAAERTTIGDFLADGGYTDYFADHFMLPLVSTVWSADRSNTLRYPARYLFEFLDNHGMLAVSGSPCWRTVIGGSRQYVDRAVKQLTAVHLSTPVREVRRTAEGVRVRDDADAVRTVDRVVIATHPDQALRMLPAPSAAEREVLGAFRYSRNEVWLHTDASALPGAADGRASWNYTAAGCGADDGRVQVSYDMNRLMCLDEPIDYVVSLNPVTPPPAEAILARMVYEHPVYTPESVAAQHRLPELNDGVVAYAGAYHGWGFHEDGCAAGVRAAAALGVHW; encoded by the coding sequence ATATCGAGTGTGCACACCAATCCGGAGCGGGTCGCCGTCATCGGCGGTGGGATAGCCGGCCTGACCGCGGCCTACCTGCTCCAACGGCGTTACGAGGTCCTGCTGTTCGAGGCGGACGATCGGCTGGGCGGGCACGCGCATACCCACGATGTGCCCAGTGCCCGCGGCGGCACCATCGGGGTGGACTCCGGTTTCATCGTGCACAACGACCGCACCTATCCCTTCCTGCTGCGGTTGTTCGGCGAGCTCGGCGTGCAGACCCAGGAAACCGAGATGTCGATGAGCATCGGGTGTCGCGGTTGCGCCCTGCGATACGCGGGTGGCCGGGGCCTGCGCGGGCTGTTCCCGCGGTCGAGCAACCTGCGCAGCCCCGCCTACCTGCGGATGCTCGGTCAGGTGAAGCGGTTCCACCGGCAGGCGCGGCGGCTGCTGGACGAGCCGGCCGCGGAGCGGACGACCATCGGTGACTTCCTCGCCGACGGCGGCTACACGGACTACTTCGCCGATCACTTCATGCTCCCCCTGGTGTCCACTGTATGGTCCGCCGATCGGAGCAACACGTTGCGCTATCCGGCTCGCTACCTGTTCGAGTTCCTCGACAACCACGGCATGCTCGCGGTCTCCGGCTCGCCGTGCTGGCGCACCGTCATCGGCGGCTCGCGGCAGTACGTGGACCGCGCCGTGAAGCAGCTCACCGCCGTGCACCTTTCCACCCCGGTGCGAGAGGTGCGGCGCACGGCCGAGGGGGTGCGGGTCCGGGACGACGCGGACGCGGTGCGCACGGTGGATCGCGTGGTCATCGCCACCCACCCGGATCAGGCACTGCGGATGCTGCCCGCACCGAGTGCGGCCGAGCGCGAGGTGCTCGGCGCGTTCCGGTACTCGCGCAACGAGGTCTGGTTGCACACCGACGCGAGTGCGTTGCCGGGGGCGGCGGACGGGCGGGCTTCGTGGAACTACACCGCGGCCGGGTGCGGCGCCGACGACGGTCGCGTTCAGGTCAGCTACGACATGAACCGGTTGATGTGCCTGGACGAGCCGATCGACTATGTGGTGTCCCTCAATCCGGTCACGCCACCGCCGGCCGAGGCGATACTGGCGAGGATGGTCTACGAGCATCCGGTCTACACGCCCGAGTCGGTGGCCGCGCAACACCGGCTGCCCGAACTGAACGACGGGGTCGTGGCTTACGCGGGGGCGTATCACGGCTGGGGTTTTCACGAGGACGGCTGCGCCGCCGGGGTGCGGGCCGCCGCAGCGCTCGGAGTGCACTGGTGA
- a CDS encoding DinB family protein, producing MTEAPERPEPAFDGAERDQLNDFLDHQRATVVWKCSGITDEQARRQFVPSELTTIATLLAHLRWVEHYWFEVVLDGRPDDWEEALRADQDAEFRPGLTVPVPTLIAQYEQQCATSREIAAKLEVGQEVPFRGRRINLRWVLIHMIEETARHAGHVDLLRELTDGLTGQ from the coding sequence ATGACCGAGGCACCAGAGCGTCCCGAACCGGCTTTCGACGGGGCGGAGCGGGATCAGCTCAACGACTTCCTGGACCACCAGCGCGCCACCGTGGTGTGGAAGTGTTCAGGGATCACCGACGAGCAGGCCCGCCGGCAGTTCGTCCCCAGTGAGCTCACCACGATCGCCACCCTGCTGGCGCACCTGCGCTGGGTGGAGCACTACTGGTTCGAGGTGGTGCTCGACGGCAGGCCGGATGACTGGGAGGAGGCCCTGCGCGCGGACCAGGACGCGGAGTTCCGGCCCGGCCTGACGGTGCCGGTGCCCACCCTGATCGCGCAGTACGAGCAGCAGTGCGCCACCAGCAGGGAGATCGCCGCGAAGCTCGAGGTCGGCCAGGAGGTCCCGTTCCGGGGCCGCCGGATCAACCTGCGCTGGGTGCTGATCCACATGATCGAGGAGACCGCGCGGCATGCCGGGCACGTGGACCTGCTGCGCGAGCTGACCGACGGGCTGACCGGACAGTGA
- a CDS encoding DUF1365 domain-containing protein — protein MVTVPCVYETTVGHVRAVDPPSTFASRMYLWLVDLDDLPRLPLPLRPLASFDPRDHFAAEDPRGIREKLDAWLATRGVDLCGGRVLMLGQARTFGYTFNPITLYWCHLPGGEPHCVVAEVHNTYGGRHAYLLWPDSTDSAEVGKEFAVSPFLGPDLEYRTHLPRPDSLLSTTVRVCHERGAALTVTVRGVRRAPHARFLMRTLLSRPLEPLRVAWLIRWHGFGLLRRGAPRFHPGEPLGELNA, from the coding sequence CTGGTGACCGTGCCGTGCGTCTACGAGACCACCGTGGGTCATGTGCGTGCGGTGGACCCGCCGAGCACCTTCGCCAGCCGGATGTACCTGTGGCTGGTGGACCTGGACGACCTGCCCCGGCTGCCGCTGCCGCTGCGGCCGCTCGCCTCCTTCGACCCGCGGGACCACTTCGCCGCGGAGGATCCGCGCGGCATCCGGGAGAAGCTGGACGCCTGGTTGGCCACCCGCGGGGTCGACCTGTGCGGTGGTCGGGTGTTGATGCTGGGGCAGGCGCGGACGTTCGGCTACACCTTCAACCCGATCACCCTGTACTGGTGCCACCTGCCGGGCGGCGAGCCGCACTGCGTGGTCGCCGAGGTGCACAACACCTACGGCGGGCGGCACGCCTACCTGCTGTGGCCGGACTCCACGGACAGCGCCGAGGTGGGCAAGGAGTTCGCCGTCTCCCCCTTCCTCGGCCCCGATCTGGAGTACCGGACGCACCTTCCGCGCCCCGACTCGCTGCTCAGCACCACCGTGCGGGTATGCCACGAACGGGGGGCGGCGCTCACGGTCACCGTGCGGGGGGTGCGGCGCGCCCCGCATGCTCGCTTCCTGATGCGTACCCTGCTGAGCAGGCCGCTGGAGCCGCTTCGGGTGGCCTGGCTGATCCGGTGGCACGGCTTCGGCCTGCTGCGCAGGGGAGCACCCCGGTTCCACCCCGGCGAGCCGCTCGGTGAGCTGAACGCGTGA
- a CDS encoding cell division protein FtsQ/DivIB yields the protein MAKTRRGTPGERTAGRRPAARSRRAPAESRVRSSRGRRPAEARMRTGTQPSRSKAMRRRWIAVLSVLTVLGLAYVLLFTSLLGVRSVEVHGTGDLTAEQVRQAADVPHHRAMLRLDTGEIRDRVTRLPRVAEVEVSRSWPSTIEITVTERTAVGFFDTGAELRLVDGDGVVFRTVPEPPSGLPELKLARVAPDDPVTRAVTAVLGQFPPPLRERVVSVGANTPASVELTLADGKIVRWGDAEQPERKAKVLAALMTREGTTYDVSSPELPTVS from the coding sequence ATGGCCAAGACCAGGCGGGGCACACCCGGGGAGCGGACGGCGGGTCGCAGGCCGGCCGCCCGCTCGCGGCGGGCACCCGCCGAGTCCCGGGTACGCAGCAGCCGTGGCCGCCGGCCCGCCGAGGCGCGGATGCGCACCGGAACCCAGCCGAGCCGGAGCAAGGCGATGCGGCGGCGCTGGATCGCGGTGCTGTCCGTGCTCACCGTGCTCGGGCTGGCGTACGTGCTGCTGTTCACCTCCCTGCTCGGCGTGCGCTCGGTGGAGGTGCACGGAACCGGCGACCTCACCGCCGAGCAGGTACGGCAGGCCGCGGACGTGCCGCACCACCGGGCGATGCTGCGGCTGGACACCGGCGAGATTCGGGACCGGGTGACCAGGTTGCCCCGTGTCGCCGAGGTCGAGGTGTCCCGGTCCTGGCCGTCCACGATCGAGATCACCGTGACCGAGCGGACCGCGGTCGGGTTCTTCGACACCGGTGCGGAGCTTCGCCTTGTCGACGGCGACGGCGTGGTGTTCCGGACGGTGCCGGAGCCGCCGAGCGGCCTGCCCGAGCTGAAACTGGCCAGGGTCGCCCCGGACGACCCGGTGACCAGGGCGGTGACCGCCGTGCTCGGGCAGTTTCCACCGCCACTGCGGGAGCGGGTGGTCTCGGTGGGGGCGAACACACCGGCGAGCGTGGAGCTGACCCTCGCCGATGGCAAGATTGTCCGCTGGGGCGACGCCGAGCAGCCGGAGCGCAAGGCGAAGGTGCTGGCCGCCCTGATGACCAGGGAAGGCACCACCTACGACGTCTCCAGCCCGGAGTTGCCCACAGTGTCATGA